The genomic segment CAGACATTCATGAAGGAGCATTACTCAAAAAAAGATGCCGGATTTCTCGAACGTGAAGGCCGCTTATTATTCCTCTCATATCTCAGACCCATTATAAACGGCAGGGGATTTGATTTTAAGGAACCAAATGTATCTGATGAACGGCGCATGGATATTGTAATAACATACGAGAATCAGCGCTATGTTATTGAATTGAAAATCTGGCACGGCCCAAAATATCATCAAAAAGGGCTGAAACAACTAAGTGCCTACCTCGACACATACCAGCTTAAAGAAGGTTATCTGCTCATTTATGATTTCAATAAAAATAAAGACTACAAACAGGAGCAGATCATATTTGAGGATAAACATATATTTGCAGTGTGGGTTTGAAATCATCGATATTGTGAAAGCAAGGGATAAGAAATGATGCTGCAAAAAACCCATTGTAAATTATTCCTGTTTCTGCTTTATTAAATTATACAATGGTTTTATAAAATCATAGATTAAATCCATTGAAAAATTGATTGACTTTACACCTTATTATGATTAGTCATTCAAGTTTAGCATTTTTAATTATTAAAAAAATCTTTATGGATTTTGGAAAATATAAAAAAGAGGTTTTGTTAAATGATTAAACTCAATTTTGAAAAAATGGGCGGCCTTGTTCCAGCTATTGCTCAGGATTATGAAACAGGCGAGGTGCTGATGCTTGCATTTATGGATAAGGAAGCATGGGAAGCAACTCTTTCCACAGGACTTGCTTCATATCACAGCCGCACGCGCAATACCCTGTGGGTAAAAGGAAAAACATCGGGCAATGTGCAGCATGTTAAGGAAATCAGGATTGATTGTGATGATGATACAGTATTGCTTAAAGTTGAACAGGCAGGAGGTGCTGCCTGTCATACAGGTCATAAAAGCTGTTTTTATAAAAAATAGAAGATGATAAAGTTAAGATTATTGGGAAACCGGTATTTGATCCCAAGGAGGTTTACAAATAAAGATGGAAAAAAAGTTAAAATTAGGCATCCCCAAGGGAAGCCTCCAAAAAGCAACCATTGAATTATTCAGACGTTCAGGCTGGAAAATAAATGTGAATGGACGGAGTTACTTCCCTGAAATTAATGATAAAGATATAGACTGTGCCATCTGCCGTGCCCAGGAAATGTCAAGATACGTTGAAAATGAAACCCTGGATGCAGGGCTGACTGGAAAAGACTGGATTGCTGAAAACAGCTCAGATATTCATGTAGTTGCAGATCTTGTTTATTCAAAGGTAAGTGCCAGGCCTGCACGATGGGTTCTTGCAGTTCCTTACAACTCGTCTATAAAAACACTTGAAGATCTTAACGGCAAGAAGATTTCTACTGAACTGCTTGAATTTACAAAAAGATATTTTGCAGAACGAAAAATAGATGTTAATGTTGAATTTTCCTGGGGAGCTACTGAAGCAAAGGTAGTATCTGGTTTGGCTGATGCTATTGTGGAGGTTACTGAAACTGAGAGTACAATCAGGGCACACGGTCTTAAGATTATTCATGAGCTGATGCAGACTAACACCCAGCTTATTGCCAGTCATAAAGCCTGGGCAAATCCTGAAAAACGTGAAAAAATCGAACAGATTGCCATGCTGCTTAAAGGTGCGCTTTTAGGAGACAAGCTTGTTGGTCTTAAAATGAATGTTCCTGAAAAGCAGATTAAAACTATTGTTGCCCTGCTTCCAAGTTTAAACGCCCCGACAATTGCAGCTCTTTACAATTCTGACTGGGTATCTGTTGAAACAGTTGTAGATACAAGTATTGTCCGGGAATTGATTCCTGATCTTCTTAAAAACGGGGCAGAAGGCATTATTGAATATCCCTTGAACAAAGTGGTTTAGCTTAATATTATAATATGACAAGATATCAGGTTAAATGCACTTCCTGCACCTGCATATCCTGTCATAAGGAAACCAAGATATGATTTCAAACAGACTTAATGATATAAGCTCTTTTATTGTCATGGATGTCCTGGAAAAAGCACATGAAATGGAGCGCAGCGGCATCAGTGTTATCCATCTGGAGGTTGGGGAACCAGATTTTGAAACCCCTCAATGTATAAAAGACCAGTGCTGCAAAGCTCTGGAATCAGGACATACTCATTATACCCACAGTATGGGAATGATTGAGCTGAGACAAGCAATCTGTGAAGATTATCATAAAAAATACAATGTGTCTGTTGATCCTGAACAGGTTGTAATAGGTTCAGGCACATCTCCGGTTATGTTCAGCCTTTTTGCTGTACTTTTAAATCCCGGGGATCAGGTAATAATATCAGATCCTCATTATGCCTGTTATCCTAATTTTATAAAATTCATGGACGGTGAACCCGTTACAGTTCCTGTTTATGAACAAGACGGTTTTCAATACCGGCCTGAAGCCATTGCTGAAAAAATTACAGAAAAGACAAAAGGAATTTTTATTAATTCTCCTTCTAATCCTACGGGAAACCTGCTTTCATCAGATCGGATGAGGGCAATTGCAGATTTTTCAAAATCCAGGAGCCTGTTTATAATTTCAGATGAAATTTATCACGGTCTTGTTTATGAAGGACAAGAACATTCAATCCTGGAATTTACAGACAATGCTTTTGTACTCAATGGATTTTCCAAACTTTATGCCATGACCGGTCTTCGCCTGGGTTATATGATAATACCTAAAGAATTTATCCGGCCTGTTCAAAAAATTCAGCAGAATTTTTTCATATCTGCCAACTCCATGATACAAATGGCAGGTATTGCTGCTCTTAAACAGGCTGATAAAGATGTTGAACACATGAAAGCCATATATAACAAACGGCGCAAATACATGGTTGAGCGTTTAAAAGATATAGGCCTTGGAATCACTGTTGAGCCTACCGGGGCATTTTATGTATTTGCCAATGCAAAGCATATTTCCCAGAATTCATATAAACTT from the Desulfonema limicola genome contains:
- the hisG gene encoding ATP phosphoribosyltransferase; the protein is MEKKLKLGIPKGSLQKATIELFRRSGWKINVNGRSYFPEINDKDIDCAICRAQEMSRYVENETLDAGLTGKDWIAENSSDIHVVADLVYSKVSARPARWVLAVPYNSSIKTLEDLNGKKISTELLEFTKRYFAERKIDVNVEFSWGATEAKVVSGLADAIVEVTETESTIRAHGLKIIHELMQTNTQLIASHKAWANPEKREKIEQIAMLLKGALLGDKLVGLKMNVPEKQIKTIVALLPSLNAPTIAALYNSDWVSVETVVDTSIVRELIPDLLKNGAEGIIEYPLNKVV
- a CDS encoding pyridoxal phosphate-dependent aminotransferase; the encoded protein is MISNRLNDISSFIVMDVLEKAHEMERSGISVIHLEVGEPDFETPQCIKDQCCKALESGHTHYTHSMGMIELRQAICEDYHKKYNVSVDPEQVVIGSGTSPVMFSLFAVLLNPGDQVIISDPHYACYPNFIKFMDGEPVTVPVYEQDGFQYRPEAIAEKITEKTKGIFINSPSNPTGNLLSSDRMRAIADFSKSRSLFIISDEIYHGLVYEGQEHSILEFTDNAFVLNGFSKLYAMTGLRLGYMIIPKEFIRPVQKIQQNFFISANSMIQMAGIAALKQADKDVEHMKAIYNKRRKYMVERLKDIGLGITVEPTGAFYVFANAKHISQNSYKLAFDILEKAHVGVTPGIDFGKNGEGYLRFSYANSLENITKGLDRLEKYLKSGIKI